The Antechinus flavipes isolate AdamAnt ecotype Samford, QLD, Australia chromosome 5, AdamAnt_v2, whole genome shotgun sequence DNA segment ACTACACCAACTATCACTGATCTCTTCCTTTCTTGGATTCCTCTATTTGTAATTGTATCAAACCATTTAGTTCTTGTGTAGTACTATGTAAATCTTGTCTCCTTAAATGGATTAtgagttattataattatatatatattaaacatttacctATTCACTGTAATTCTGTTtcctaaagtaaaataaaaaatgagacaaCTCCAAATGATCATGAATTTTGAATTGATGATTTCTACTTTAACCACAGAATATTGGTCTTCAGGGCTTTCTTTTATCTGGTcctaacctttttttccccccatctgCTAATATTCCTCTATCTCAGGGGCCATGTAGTTCAATCAGTAACCAAAAGAATTTCCCCTACATTTCCAACAAGGGTCCACTCAATCTCTGCTTGAAGACATCCAAGGAAGGATAATCCAGTATCTTCTAAggcaattcattttatttctgaataGCTCAATAgttttttcttgacaaaaaagCTTAAATCTTCCTCTTTACAACTTCACTCACTGCTCCTAATACTGCTTTGTAAGGTTAAATAGAACaagtccaaattatttttcacatCCCAGCTCTTTAATTACTAAGACTAATATTTCTATGttcagtcttttcttctctaggaaaaaaataattttttcactcAATTCTTGGCATGAACCTTTCACCCTTCATTATGCTAGTTACAATGCTCTTTACCCTACAGCTTATCAGTGACTCCTAAAACATGTCATTCAGACAGAACACCACTTTCAAGATGTGGTAACATCAAGGGAGAGAGAACAGCAGGGCTATCACTTTACTTTTGGAAGTtactcctatttttaaaaagccctgaATTACTAGGTTCTCTGGTGGCTATATCATATAAGTGACTCACTTTGATTGTGTAGATTATCAATGATTCGCTCAGATCTACATAATAGCCAAATACAAGGCTGTTCCATTCATCtgaaatatttttcctctcccctttcatTAACATCTATCCTACCTACTGAAATTCTGAGCAACCATCAATGTGTAATTCAAATGATCCCATCtcaatgatattattatttcctGCTAGCCAAAAATGACTTCTCCTATTTCTAAAATCAGGCAATTTTTACCTCTTTTGGGTTCTCATCATAttatgctttatattttaaactagCCAACTCTACCTGTAATACCATCTAAAGAGTGGtgttctttcccatttctctatGCCTTAGCACTTCTCACCAGATAGCAGTTTTGAAGATCTataccaattaaaaaaataataatagcagtagttgaagtaaatgagaaatgaaaaaaatttaatctcaaaAATGGGGTTATGCAATTTTTTGCTCAGTTCTTTTCACTTATATTATGAAATTTAGAGAGACAATTTTAAGCTGTGAGGAAAATTTAAGAGATTTagctttattttatccttttacagatgaagaatctagGTCTCTGAACCGTTAATACTACTTTCTCAAGTCATCAGAGTACATCACTGATGGTTAAGATCCaaaccaaatttttttccccagtccaATGCTCTTTCCTTTAAGTCATCctattttctaattcattcaaATGTGCTAAAACTACACTTTCATTTAATTacacaaatttttaaaactcaGGAAAATCTAATTCCTTCATAAGTTTTTACAAGATCTTTTTGTCAAAATAACCAACAAAGTATGGGTTTAATTTCCAGAATTtaaacaaatggggaaaaaaaacatacttcACTGTTGTGCTACATTCTTCTTCTGGCAAATGttgttcttcctttttatgtCGTCTCATGAGCATTTCTTCTTCAGCTAAATACAGATGTTTTAAATGCTCTGGATATCTTTCTGTAAACTGAGACTCTTGAGAAAtgtgtgtctttttttctttctttaacaatTTCTTGTACTCTTGCTGaatcttttgctttctctgaaaTGCAAACCCTTGTCCTACATTGAAGAACCATAAAAGTAATGTTagtgaaaagaaagggggaaaaaagacattttactCTTCTATGAATGTGatatttaaatcaaataaaaaattatcaagttACGTTTACAACTTTTATAACCAGTCATCACAAAGTATAAGTTTTATATAGTTTCAACTTTAGAGAAGCACAATAAAAAACAAGGATGTCATATTTTTAATTAGGTGactaattattttcttatttgttataaaaaagagaaattaggcTAGGGTTACTATATATATCTGCATCTAAGGAATTTAAGAAGTAAGGAAATGAGACAATGTTTAATTTTAcattacaaaattatatattttactgttaggaaatcaaaacaaaatccaGAGACCTTAAATGAGTCCTTGGATATTAGGTTAATAGAATTTGGAGCTAAGAGAATTTACAAAATAGCTAgaccaactccctcattttaaagaagaaactgTAGCCCTGAAAGAATGACTTTCTAAACTGCAACAACAGATGGAATTTGGTGGGTTGACATTAAAGTCAAAGGTCTGTCTAGGAGCCACCCTACCTCTATTACAAGtgtttaaaattagaaggaaaaaaaatcatcccaaTTAATTTCCTAAAATCAAACTGAAAACCATTTTCAAAAGTTTCAATAAGTATTTGAAAATGGCTTCAAATTTGATTTATGACTACATCAAGTGCTGCTGATGTTTCCAAAGATAATCATGTATGACACAGAAGAtcatttttcttcagttctttaaaattcacaaagttCTTTCTTCCCAACAGCAGGTTTTACAGATAATAACTTTCCCATTAGGACAGAGAAGCAAGAGGCAGCATGAAGGAGTGAGAAGATGATTGcatttggagtcaagagaactTGGCTTTAAAATCCAACTCTTCCACTTTCAGCGTGACTTTGCTAAAGATATTTATTTGTGTCTAAGTTTCCTCAAGTACAAAATGAGATTGTAATACATATAAGATAGCGCTTATTGTATTTCCTACTTCTAAATGAATGATCCTAAAACCCAGTGTGCCTATATCACCAGACAAATATTAgtaaaaaatatttcactttgttaGGCTTAGGAATCCTCCAggatgcatacatatatattcaatatacattttataCTAAAAACTGCTGACATTGCCTTCTCTTTTCTCACTTGGCCtccttatttcatttcatttttacaatattgtgaAAGAGGTGttacatccccattttacaagtgaacaAAACTAAGGTAAGCAGAGATTgatttgtctgaggtcacatggCTCCTAAGTATCTGaggaggctaaatttgaactcaagtcttcctgaatccagcccAGTGTACCTCttacactacctagctgcctggTTCCCTTCAGGACAATGTATTCCTTTGGCTTTGGCTTTTTAGTAGAGTTGAGCAGAGAAGGGTAAAGAGCACTTCTAAATAACATTAAGGCCCTTGAATCTAGttggggaaaagaaatattaCTTTCATCACTCTATATGAGTGCTGTCAAACTCTAATAAAATGGGCCACTAAACCATGCATAAGGATTCCTGTAAGCCACATAGTGACTTGGAAAAATCAAACTTTAACGTTTTTTATGTCCCACTGCATCTTATCATAATATTACCGGCCAACATTTATACAGCACAATCTATGGGACAGgcctttacaattatctcatttaaccctcACAACTACCCTTGGAGGTAGTTGCTactactatcctcattttatagataaggaaactggggcagagtttaatgacctgcccagggtcacatagctcaaGAGTGTTAAAAGGCTGAATGTGAAGTAAGGTTTTCCTGATATCCAGCCCAATTAAATCTGGTTTCTTACAGGAGTGCTGTGACCCACCAGTTTGATATGCAGAGGACAAGGAGatgaataacttgcccagggtcacaaaaccagAAGGTGTCAGGAGTAGGTGGaccttgaactcaagtcttcctgccCCTTCAAATTTAGTCTATATCCAAGTGATGTTTGGGTGTTAGAAAAGAAGTAAAGTTATAAggaaagataaaacatttatCTAGCACCAATTAagtgccaggcattatactaatccctttacaaatattacttcattgggacaggaaggaaaggaaaggtggagcattttaaaagcacctactatgtgcaggacACTGTGCTAAACTACTTACCATTTCCTAGGAATATGGCCTGTGGTTTTACTACTACAAGGAAATCCCTGAAGAGGAAACTACCTCCACTAAAACATTTCTGAaacttttttgcattttcttgtcTTAGTGAGAACGCCTGAGAttacagagaggttaagtgaaggATGAATAAGTAAACATTTATGTTTTTAAGTTTACATAAtgactttatatatttgaaagaaatagcaggTTGTACATAAGCTTTGCAGTTTCGATGGCAAACATCTCTTTTCTATTCTGTTATGctattaaaatgcttattttatttcataagttagttgtacaatttaaaaaaaaatcattccaacaGACAAATGGAAATGGTACTTCCAGGATAGAGGACTCCACGCTCACAACCTTCAAAGAAACGAGACCAGAAATGAGACCTGGAGCACTTTAACAATCTTTTCTCCATATTCAACTCAGAGTGCTACAATACCATGAAAATTCAAATCCTCACCAGGTTTTCATGAATTTTGAATCTACAAGATTCATGTTCACTTCAATATTCACTTCACTTCCAAACAAGCCCTGGATAATTGTAATGCTCTTCTAcatatttaaattctaaattagCATTCTGAATAGTTTGTTATTTTGGAAAACTGTATCTTGTCCAGGAAGAACCTTGATCCTATCACAATAACAATTTCAATTCATTAAAGACACAGTTCACTACTGTGGAATagcaaaaatcacaaaattactGGTTCTATAATACTGTGCCACTAATTtgtaaataaagatttattaggtgcctactattTCCCAAAGGGACATGTAAGTGGGGCAGTAGTTAGAGCGCTAGGCCTgtactcaggaagatctgaattcaaatataaatgcAAACACTTGCTAGCGATATGACTAGAGCAAGTCACTCAGCTGTTTGCTGAgtttctgtaaaattagctgaaaaAGGAAACAGCTCCTCTTTGCAaagtaaaccccaaatgggatcatcaaGAGTCggacacgactgaaaaatgaACCCCAAGTACTAGGTCCGGTGTGAAGCGCGGGGTGCCAAAGCCGGCAGGGGTCGGAGGTGGGCCTTGAGCAGGAGGAGTCCCCACCTGATTCCAAGGTTAACCCTGCGTAGGTCCTAAAGATCAGGGGCCGAAGTAAATTACCGCGGTGGTTACCAAGGGCCCGGGTCCGGCCCATCCCGCGCACATTAGGGCTCTTCGAGGCCTTAATGCCCACGGATGTCACTCACCCTCGCGGATGCTTCCGGAGAAAACATTCCGTGAGTTCGCCCTCCATGCCCGCTGCTGTTGCTGCCGCTTCTTCTTGAATCCGAGGCGTCCAGCCGGCCCGCCCTGCGCCTGGGTTCCTCCGGTACGCAGCGCCCCACCAGGCTTCGCCGAGGCCATGTTCCGGCTCTTCTGGGCCCAGCCGGCGTCGCGGAGCCAAGTGCGTCATCAGGAAAAGGCAATCAAACTGGACGTAAATCGGAGGCTCGGCGCGCCACTCATTGGCCTGTGCTCCGCCTCCCGCCAACCCGAGCCCCGCAGCCGCCGGGGCGCCACCTGCAGCCTGGGAAAGAGAGTGTCATGGCAACCTCCAATCCGCTCCCGGAGTCCGCAGAACTGGACGTGCTGCGCGGCAAGTTGCGGGAGCTGCTGCGGTTTCTTCGCAAAGCCTTGCCCATCGCCAACGCCCACACGGTGGACTTTTACACTGGGTCCTTGTGGGAGCGCTTCGTGGAAGGGTCCCCCGACAAGGTAATGGAAGCTCTGAGATCCCAGGAACGCCCTGCTGAAGCCGCGCCTGCGCACTGTGGGGAGCGCCTCTTGGAGGGAACCGGAGAAAACTCAGGTAAGCGCGCTGCCTAGTGGTGGAAAGTGTGACGTAATGGAAAGACTGTTGTGTCAACTCCAAGTTGGAGGTTCGAATCCCTTTGCCCCAATAGTTTAGGAAAATCTCAGCATacaactcattttatttattttttataattttcaataatattttatgttccaaaaacatgtaaaatagttttcaacatctgcctttgtaagattttgtgttccaaatttttctcccttctttcccaagacagcaagcaatctgatatgggtcaaccatgtgcagttcttttaaacttatttccacatttgccatattgtgcaagaaaaatcagaccaaaagggataaaaaaagagaaagaaaaaaaaggggaaaatactccTTGATCCatacagtctccatagttctccctctggatgccaatagcattttccttcaccATTCTATTGACATtcccttgaatcacttcattgttgagaagagccaagaccATCACAattcatcatgtaatcttgttgttctttgtatagtgttctcttgattctgctcacttcactcagcatcatcagttcatataagtctttccaggattttctgaaatcagcctgctcatcatttcttatagaacaataatattgcattatatgGAATGCcctaacttattcatccattccccagttgatgggtatgCACTtgaatttctagttccttgactttacaaaaagggatgctaaacatttttgcacatgtggatcccttttcctcttttaagggATACAGACTCAGAAATTGagattgctgggtcaaagggtatgcacatattttatagtcctttgggcacagttccagattgctctccagaatgcctgaATCATTTCAGAACTCCACCACCTatacattagtgtccctgttttcccacatcacttccaacatttatcattatctttttcctgtgatcttagccagtctgagaaagGTGAAGTGGGACCTCAGACATgcaactcaatttaaaaaaaaaacaagctgatTTACTATTTTCTAGGTGCTGAGCACTCTTTTGGGGCACCGgtaataatggaaagaacataggCTCTGGAATCAGATGAGTTAGTTTTCATTCCCATATCAGACACTTGGTAGTTGTATAATTTTTGGTAAGTTATTTCAATATCTGTGGACCTATGTTTCCTCATCAAAATAGATAGTCTTGGAGATGTTTCCAGCTTTATATGTATGTTCAGTCtaaacaaaggaaataatgaaaaaaaccgAAAAGGACCCTCAGGCAGTCATTCTAcattattgagtgcctactatgtgccagcctggtgatataaagaagaggaaaagtagttattgttttaaaggaatttaccatctaatgggggagatgtCTTTCACACAAAGCAGGCTATCTATAGGatcaataagaaatgattatgtgacccaggatcacataaaaatttcttgcaaatggaaaaagtttaagaagctctacatcagatataattaatttttttgcccCCAGTTTGAGAAACAATTGTCTGGATCAACACCACTGTTCCATTTTGTTTTCAATCCATAGTAACAGGCAGAGTTGTTTGAATATTATTtgcaatttaaattttaattttctctcacAAGAAGAGGTTTAGGTTTAGACCTGAAAGCTACCTTAGAGTTTATATAACTGAATTTATATATCTGAGACCCAGAGATATTGTGTTTTGCCCATAATCAAACAATAAATAGTCAAATTCGTGTTTGTACCCAAatcttctatttatttgtatattaattttttttttaactacatggTGGAAGTTTACTCCTGTGGGTGAGAAAGTTAGAGGAGAAACATGTTGCCCTGAAACTTTGCCTGTAAGTCAATCATTTGTTGAGTATCCATTTGGATAATATGGTTGCTTTCCTCCAGGACATACATATTAGATGAaatgacagaagaaaataatgtctcattgaaaatgataaaatagtgATCTCCAAGAGTATAGAAATCATACTTCTACAGTGATACTTCTAAGATCTTAGACAATTGAAATGATTGTCTAATCATTTAACCTTAACTCTAACCTTATGGGCCTCTCATcactataatatttttaaatacacaaaataaaatgcatagcattacagaaaccaattatattaaaacatagtgataaaaaaaaattaagtccacAAATTCCAGATTAAAAACTTTGGATCTTGAGTAAGTTATTCACTTTATGAAACTGAGGACTCGAGAAGTTAGATGAagctagggcagctagatggctccaTAGTGCACACtcagacctaagttcaaatctggcctcaaatgcCTCTTAACTGTGTGgctcttaggcaagtcatttaactatttacctcaatttcctcatttctaaaatgagctggaaaaggaaatgcgaaaccatttcagtatctttgccaagaaaacctcaaatgggagcacaaagagtcagacacaaatgaaaaacaacaacaaaaagaagctaGAAATTCCAACTTGTGTCTAGACTtttaaggaaagggaagaagttcCAAGACATTATCTGGAATGAGATAACACAGGAGATTTTTCCTGTGGGACTAAGCTAGACTTTAACATAAGCAAAGGAGCTTCCTGTATTCCAAGGAATGATGATGTGTTTCTAAAAGTTCCATCAGGAGAAAAGGTATCTATCATTTGCCAGAAGAGATGGATAGAATAAGCTCGTGTGTCTTTACTGAATAAAACTGTGGCCACATGTGAAAATGACATCAGGAGCAGAGTAATCAACTGTCTTCTGGAGCCTGAGGCCATGATGTGAAGAATCTCCTCCATCAAGAGAAATATGAACCACTATCCCTTTCTGGTAGTTCATATGGCAAGAACAGAGACTGCTAAAAGGAGTCCAGAATACATTCAAGAAACCTGATGCCCTAGGCAAGAAGCtgaagatgtttaaaaaaaaaaaattggcattgtTATCACTGTAgggttttattcttcatttttaaaaaaattatgaacttgaTAAACATCAAGAAATATGAACATTATTATACACAAAAACGGGAGGAAAGGATAGCATTTGAAACTGAATCTATTGagtataacattttattttaagtatttattaaacttagTCCCAGCACTGGCCTGCTTGTCTATgttctcttctgaacttccttttgc contains these protein-coding regions:
- the CCDC59 gene encoding thyroid transcription factor 1-associated protein 26 — encoded protein: MASAKPGGALRTGGTQAQGGPAGRLGFKKKRQQQQRAWRANSRNVFSGSIREGQGFAFQRKQKIQQEYKKLLKKEKKTHISQESQFTERYPEHLKHLYLAEEEMLMRRHKKEEQHLPEEECSTTVNPIATPKRNKKKTSNQKAKEEYERVQAKRAAKKQEFEKRKQEREEAQQRYKKKKMEAYKILSKKTKKGQPNLNLQMEYLLKKIQERT